The Magallana gigas chromosome 6, xbMagGiga1.1, whole genome shotgun sequence genome includes the window ATCCGGGAGTAAAAGTATAAAAGGTGCACGATTTAAAAGTTGAAGCAAACCAGAATCATCTGTTGAAGctgatttatattttcttaattgaTATTTGCTGAAGCAGATTAATCTTTTCGCAGTTGCTGTTAAAAGTTATAAGGCAatgtttctctctttttatttgcattatttgatatattttaatagtaGTTAGAAACAATAACTAAAAGAATGTTCAACAGGCATTTACAATAGGAATTTTTTATTGCCCATATGTGTagctttatttaatttttaacatttttgcaGATTGACCAAGTATGAAGGTCCAAATTGTATTTGGAGTATTGATGTGCGTAATTGCATGTTTGGGACAAGAATCGGTTCCTGAAGAAATAATGGAGGACGAAAGATGTAGGTTTTGAATTGTCGTATATTCATTATAACTTAACAAAGATTATATCTCAGTTCTTATTCACGCATGAAACGTCTAAAACGTAACCATTTTGagcttttaaattgaaaatatactgCTGAGGAAACAATTACATCTGAAGTCTTCTTTATATAAAACTGATCTCATGTGATCTTTTCGCGTTAAATCCCAATGTGCttatgcaaaataatttttcgtCAACTCTGTATCTGCAAAaggaaattgttttattacttgAGCTTAAAAAGTACTATTTTCATCGATACCATACATAATGTTTTAGTGTTTGACGAACAATCTAAAGATTCAGCTGTGGACAAAGTTAAACCAAACATTTGTAAGTTATATAGTTTCATAGAAcatgatatttattaatttctttttaaataaatgttatggTTATACATTACGAAGTCGTTTCTTCTTAAACTCAaatcttaataaaaaagaaataaaatattgctttaaaaacatgcataaataagctaTACACTTTACGTTTACCTTTTCAGTGCCTTTCTATAAAAGATCCTGCTGTCCAAGAAGGAATGGAATGTCCATCAACCTCGCTACTGGAACATTTTCAGGGAGCGTAGAAGGTGTATCATCGCCGACATTTCAGGATCAAACATCAACGGAGGCCAAATGTAGGTACATGGCGACTCTGCGGGCCAACTTTCAAAACCTCACACGATGTCTTTATGACTGGCACCAGGGCGGATGTGTGTCCTTTCCAATGTGCAAAAGGCGCATGCTCAGAATCGATATGTTCTTGGGAGAGGATAGAAAGGGATACATGTTCAATGTGGGAGATAGCCAAAGTAATAATGGATGGGGTAAGACACTTTTCTTGTGTTAATGATTGTTAATATGCAAATACAACTATGctattttgatttaaactttACCTTTTTTTTGAAAGGTGGAGATTCTGGTCATACAAAACATGATGCGGAAATCTTCGGCTATTATCCAACCATTCGTGGATATAAATCTGATTTTTGCAAATCCGAGAAGTCAACCTGGGCAAACACACTTTTAAAACCCGGTGTCCTAAGAGTTACCATTTTTGCTGCCAACAACTACGCCAGAATTACCAATGACAACGGATTCGAAGTGAAGGGTTGCCACAAGTGTGCTTTTGCTCTCAATGGACAAGACCCAGATGACCGTGCTAACACGCTATACATGGCCTTTAACAGGGTGATCGCGGCTAGCAATAGACCAGGAGTTGGGGTGTGTACCGTTAGAATCCGCTGGGAGTGTCCAGATTGTGAGAGATCTATTTTCCCATTTCCTCTAGGTGATAAAGCAGCTGATGTTAAATAACTCCTTTCTTGGTCGactatttgtttttaatgtgtgatccaaatttattacaaatcttcattttttaagaaaaagttttaaaattcaaccaagtttacaaaatattgtaaaaggTGGAAATCATGTGcttcaaaattgaattgaattgaattattaaaatattaaataaattacttGTGTCAAAACAAACTTTGTCTGTTTACACTTTTAAAAGGTATTGTTTTTACTCAATGACTATTTATTTcttcagcaattcaagtgtttTAAGATATAGCTGTTTAGACCGAAACTGTTGTGACCAtcatgttggttttttttttgttaaatatataatactCTAGGTATGATTTGTAGTAACACATGCGTAAAAAATCAAGATTCAATCGTAGATTTGAATcagatttcaatttttgga containing:
- the LOC136276330 gene encoding uncharacterized protein, giving the protein MSINLATGTFSGSVEGVSSPTFQDQTSTEAKCRYMATLRANFQNLTRCLYDWHQGGCVSFPMCKRRMLRIDMFLGEDRKGYMFNVGDSQSNNGWGGDSGHTKHDAEIFGYYPTIRGYKSDFCKSEKSTWANTLLKPGVLRVTIFAANNYARITNDNGFEVKGCHKCAFALNGQDPDDRANTLYMAFNRVIAASNRPGVGVCTVRIRWECPDCERSIFPFPLGDKAADVK